Proteins encoded by one window of Cellvibrio sp. KY-GH-1:
- a CDS encoding winged helix-turn-helix domain-containing protein, translated as MNAHQETRFKLGEVTVSPSHNTLLADDKCQKLQPKVMAVLHYLALNQHRVISNEELIEHLWEGRVVTHGSVQKSINALRSAWSELAGDQELIAHYSKRGYQLKIEPQFLNPISTEPSTNEPSAQTPGSPPLNRSSWKAVAGSLLVLVLIVVGYWEFNWNNLYLPSNHQAEFHDMLGYTNETGHERNATPHPDNQHLAYIREKLALNVTDESDSDIMIRNPDGKDWRIAGSNGAWFTLAWSPAGNSLVAIEAKRRAGSSLGSRFYEPPNYLYSFHIFTLDIAHQQLLEKQQLSQWQGRIFSVTWWDEFTLEIVAKQGPNAGNRRYRYSIKDQQLKLLDEIENAANPIASAILKQKTAIASVVKNRVQIDFLNTQQKPISRSQLNVAGGDISWIPDGSGVLVYAEEERKLLAVYLNGKQVAIPLVDSKDKTFSHPHYKADGQGIFYTEEKRRSNILLNGLDGNKTLLTENTDFNYAASFSADGGKIAYASVRNNQINLWLIDAGQEHQLTRQPVPQKVDTIIWSSDAAHIVFNAGNQLHHHNILTGETSLILEDSDKIEPLAYFPANNQTLLIKHNGEVRNLWRIQGTQQKQLTFGAVGSAIEFEGDVYFQYVSEDGLWVWRHQSDKLEQINASIDEYSKLLDIDSTGIYYMNGGACNESDIYYWNYADAKKSVFLPQPNGAVLTSSFNPNKGLLQTECNLPEANIVLMK; from the coding sequence ATGAATGCACATCAAGAAACCAGATTTAAGTTGGGTGAGGTGACAGTATCGCCCTCACATAACACCCTTTTGGCGGACGATAAATGCCAAAAACTGCAGCCCAAAGTAATGGCCGTTCTGCATTACCTTGCGCTCAATCAACACAGGGTTATCAGCAATGAAGAACTGATTGAACATCTATGGGAAGGACGCGTTGTCACCCACGGTTCCGTACAAAAAAGTATCAATGCACTACGTAGCGCCTGGAGCGAGCTAGCGGGCGATCAGGAATTAATCGCGCATTATTCAAAACGCGGTTATCAACTGAAGATAGAACCGCAGTTCCTCAACCCGATTAGCACTGAACCATCAACTAATGAACCCAGCGCTCAAACACCTGGATCACCGCCGCTCAATCGATCATCGTGGAAAGCTGTTGCTGGATCATTGCTAGTCCTGGTACTTATCGTAGTAGGATATTGGGAATTTAATTGGAATAACCTCTATTTGCCCTCCAATCATCAAGCTGAATTTCATGATATGTTGGGCTACACCAATGAAACCGGTCATGAGCGAAACGCAACACCGCATCCGGACAATCAACACCTGGCTTATATCCGCGAAAAGCTCGCATTGAACGTCACTGATGAATCCGACAGCGATATCATGATTCGCAACCCGGATGGAAAGGACTGGCGCATAGCTGGGAGTAATGGCGCCTGGTTTACCCTGGCATGGTCACCGGCAGGCAATAGCCTCGTCGCCATAGAAGCAAAACGTCGCGCTGGCTCCTCCTTGGGATCGCGTTTTTACGAGCCACCCAATTACCTCTATTCATTTCATATTTTCACTTTGGATATTGCCCATCAACAATTGCTGGAAAAGCAACAACTCAGCCAATGGCAGGGACGCATTTTCAGCGTCACCTGGTGGGATGAATTCACCCTCGAGATTGTCGCAAAACAAGGCCCCAACGCGGGGAACAGGCGCTATCGCTACTCCATTAAAGATCAGCAACTCAAATTACTGGATGAGATTGAAAATGCTGCAAATCCAATCGCCAGCGCAATACTCAAGCAAAAGACAGCGATCGCCAGTGTGGTAAAAAACCGGGTGCAAATTGATTTTTTAAATACCCAACAAAAACCAATCAGTCGCTCCCAGTTGAATGTAGCAGGCGGTGATATCAGCTGGATTCCTGACGGCAGTGGCGTATTGGTTTACGCGGAAGAAGAGCGGAAGCTACTCGCGGTTTACTTGAATGGAAAACAAGTCGCCATTCCTTTGGTCGACAGCAAGGACAAAACCTTCTCTCACCCACATTACAAAGCGGATGGACAGGGAATTTTTTACACGGAAGAAAAACGCCGCTCCAATATTTTGCTTAACGGGTTGGATGGCAACAAAACGCTGCTGACAGAAAATACTGATTTCAATTACGCTGCCAGCTTTTCAGCGGATGGTGGAAAAATTGCTTACGCGTCGGTGCGTAACAATCAAATTAACCTGTGGCTGATAGATGCTGGGCAAGAACATCAACTCACCCGACAACCTGTACCACAAAAAGTGGATACCATTATTTGGTCAAGCGACGCAGCACATATTGTTTTCAATGCGGGGAACCAGCTCCATCACCACAATATTCTTACGGGCGAGACCAGTCTAATACTAGAGGATAGCGACAAAATAGAACCGCTGGCCTATTTTCCGGCCAACAACCAAACCCTGCTCATCAAACACAATGGTGAGGTGCGAAATTTATGGCGCATTCAGGGTACACAACAAAAGCAACTTACGTTTGGTGCAGTAGGATCCGCCATTGAATTTGAGGGAGACGTATACTTCCAATATGTGAGTGAAGATGGCCTGTGGGTGTGGCGTCATCAAAGCGACAAACTCGAGCAAATAAATGCAAGCATCGATGAATACAGTAAATTACTTGATATTGATTCCACCGGGATCTACTACATGAACGGCGGGGCTTGTAATGAATCGGATATTTATTATTGGAACTATGCAGACGCGAAGAAAAGCGTTTTTTTGCCACAACCAAATGGCGCTGTATTAACCAGTTCATTTAACCCCAACAAGGGCTTATTACAAACTGAGTGCAATCTACCAGAGGCAAATATTGTATTGATGAAATAA
- a CDS encoding septum formation initiator family protein has translation MKWLLGVLIILLAYLQYRLWIGDGSLAHAHRLEGDIHLQQAENDRMRERNRILDVEVEELKSGLDTIEERARNDIGLIKKDETFFMLLDEKQ, from the coding sequence ATGAAATGGTTGCTGGGTGTTTTGATTATTTTATTGGCCTACTTGCAATACCGGTTATGGATTGGGGACGGTAGTCTCGCTCATGCCCATAGATTGGAAGGTGATATTCATCTGCAGCAAGCCGAAAATGATCGCATGCGAGAGCGCAATCGCATTCTTGATGTTGAAGTTGAAGAGCTGAAGTCTGGCTTGGATACTATTGAAGAGCGCGCACGCAACGATATTGGTCTCATCAAAAAAGACGAAACCTTTTTTATGTTGCTGGATGAGAAACAGTAA
- a CDS encoding regulatory protein RecX produces the protein MAEPIKLSDVRFAAMNLLAIREHSAKELLEKLGRKFSAPELILQVVTDLKGQNLQSDERFADAFIRMRQQQGKGCVLIKMELRERGVDGYLISQLIDESEPAWFALARDVLIKRFKQTPVDAREKAKQMRFLHSRGFSSQHIQAAFNSEYDVQ, from the coding sequence ATGGCTGAGCCAATCAAATTGTCTGACGTGCGCTTTGCGGCTATGAATCTGTTGGCGATACGAGAGCACTCTGCCAAAGAGCTCTTGGAGAAGTTGGGGCGAAAATTTTCCGCACCAGAGCTAATCCTACAAGTTGTTACTGATCTAAAAGGTCAGAATTTACAATCGGATGAGCGTTTTGCCGACGCATTTATCCGGATGCGCCAGCAGCAGGGTAAGGGCTGCGTTCTGATTAAAATGGAACTGCGTGAGCGCGGGGTGGATGGTTATCTGATCAGCCAGCTAATTGATGAGTCAGAACCTGCCTGGTTTGCGCTGGCGCGGGATGTTCTGATAAAGCGATTTAAACAAACGCCGGTAGATGCCCGTGAGAAGGCCAAGCAGATGCGCTTCCTGCACTCACGAGGCTTTTCAAGTCAGCATATTCAGGCGGCTTTTAACAGTGAATATGATGTGCAATAG
- the eno gene encoding phosphopyruvate hydratase has product MTKIVDIKAFEILDSRGNPTVLAEVILEDGSVGSAAAPSGASTGSREALELRDGDKSRYLGKGVLKAVNNINTTIKNLVVGLDALDQRAVDNVMIKADGTDFKTVLGANAILAVSLANAKAAAISKKVPLYAHIADINGTPGKYSMPVPMMNIINGGEHADNNVDIQEFMVQPVGAKTFAEALRVGAEIFHSLKKILHDKGLNTAVGDEGGFAPNLPSNEDALKVIAEAVEKAGYKLGENVTLALDCASTEFYKDGKYDLAGEGRVFTTNEFSDYLADLAAKYPIISIEDGKDESDWAGWADLTQKIGHKIQLVGDDLFVTNTKILKEGIEKKIANSILIKFNQIGSLSETLDAIKMAQDAGYTAVISHRSGETEDTTIADLAVATAAGQIKTGSLCRSDRVSKYNRLLRIEAELGAAAPYKGRAEFKA; this is encoded by the coding sequence ATGACTAAGATTGTTGACATCAAAGCTTTTGAAATCCTGGATAGCCGCGGCAATCCAACTGTATTGGCTGAAGTTATTCTGGAAGACGGTTCAGTAGGTTCTGCAGCTGCTCCTTCCGGTGCGTCTACCGGTTCACGCGAAGCTCTGGAATTGCGCGATGGCGACAAGTCACGTTACTTGGGTAAAGGCGTATTGAAAGCGGTTAACAACATTAACACCACCATCAAAAACCTGGTTGTTGGTTTGGATGCTTTGGATCAACGTGCTGTTGACAACGTTATGATCAAAGCTGACGGTACCGATTTCAAAACTGTGTTGGGTGCTAACGCCATCCTCGCGGTTTCTTTGGCCAACGCTAAAGCCGCTGCTATTTCCAAAAAAGTGCCTCTGTATGCACACATTGCTGACATTAACGGTACTCCAGGCAAATACTCTATGCCAGTGCCGATGATGAATATCATCAACGGTGGTGAGCATGCGGATAACAACGTCGACATTCAAGAATTTATGGTCCAGCCAGTAGGTGCTAAAACTTTTGCCGAAGCTCTGCGTGTGGGCGCTGAAATTTTCCACAGCCTGAAAAAAATCCTGCACGACAAAGGCCTGAACACTGCTGTAGGTGACGAAGGTGGTTTCGCTCCAAACTTGCCATCGAACGAAGACGCGCTGAAAGTTATCGCTGAAGCTGTTGAGAAAGCTGGCTACAAACTGGGCGAGAACGTAACTCTGGCGCTGGACTGTGCTTCTACCGAATTCTACAAAGATGGCAAATACGATCTGGCTGGAGAAGGCCGCGTATTCACCACTAATGAATTCTCTGATTATTTGGCTGATCTGGCCGCTAAATACCCAATCATCTCTATCGAAGATGGTAAAGATGAAAGCGATTGGGCTGGCTGGGCTGACCTGACGCAAAAAATCGGTCACAAAATCCAATTGGTGGGTGACGACCTGTTCGTAACTAACACCAAGATTTTGAAAGAAGGTATAGAGAAGAAAATTGCTAACTCTATCTTGATCAAGTTCAACCAAATCGGTTCTCTGTCTGAAACTCTTGATGCGATCAAAATGGCGCAAGATGCTGGTTACACAGCGGTGATTTCTCACCGTTCAGGCGAAACCGAAGATACTACTATTGCTGACTTGGCGGTTGCAACTGCTGCTGGTCAGATCAAGACTGGTTCTCTGTGCCGTTCAGACCGCGTATCCAAGTACAATCGTCTGCTGCGTATCGAAGCTGAATTGGGTGCTGCCGCACCTTACAAAGGCCGCGCTGAATTTAAAGCGTAA
- the pncC gene encoding nicotinamide-nucleotide amidase translates to MDDYLLHLSQRLGEQLLERNWHVATAESCTGGGVAAAITAVPGSSAWFEYGIVSYANDAKQKLLGVNSETLAREGAVSEAVVMEMARGVLALAEADIAVAISGVAGPSGGSPDKPVGTVWFAWTTSNGEMKTELQHFSGDRNRVQRQAVVFALEKLVELN, encoded by the coding sequence ATGGACGATTATTTATTGCATTTAAGTCAACGCTTGGGTGAACAGCTATTGGAGCGGAACTGGCATGTTGCCACGGCAGAATCATGTACGGGTGGAGGTGTTGCTGCCGCAATTACAGCCGTTCCCGGTAGCTCTGCCTGGTTTGAATACGGGATCGTCAGTTATGCCAATGACGCTAAACAAAAGTTATTAGGTGTAAATAGCGAAACGCTGGCGCGAGAGGGAGCAGTGAGCGAAGCCGTTGTCATGGAGATGGCCCGTGGAGTTTTAGCCCTCGCGGAGGCCGATATCGCCGTCGCAATTAGTGGTGTGGCCGGGCCAAGTGGTGGCTCACCAGACAAGCCGGTAGGTACTGTGTGGTTTGCTTGGACAACGTCAAATGGTGAAATGAAAACAGAATTGCAGCATTTTTCCGGTGATCGAAACAGGGTGCAAAGACAGGCGGTGGTTTTTGCATTAGAAAAATTGGTCGAGTTAAACTGA
- the recA gene encoding recombinase RecA, protein MDANKEKALQAALSQIERQFGKGTVMRMGDKEDLVIPAISTGSLGLDVALGIGGLPKGRIIEIYGPESSGKTTLTLQVIAEAQRQGGTCAFIDAEHALDPIYATKLGVNVDDLIVSQPDTGEQALEVTDMLVRSGAVDVLVIDSVAALTPRAEIEGEMGDHHVGLQARLMSQALRKITGNIKNANCLVIFINQIRMKIGVMFGNPETTTGGNALKFYASVRLDIRRVGAVKEGEEVIGSETRVKVVKNKVAPPFKQAEFQILYGSGINRMGEVVDYGVKLGLIDKAGAWYSYQGNKIGQGKNNVMKFLQENPAVSQELEQKVRAELLATPALSLSASGGDVEDVDA, encoded by the coding sequence ATGGATGCGAATAAAGAAAAGGCGTTACAAGCGGCGCTGAGCCAGATCGAGCGTCAATTTGGTAAAGGAACTGTAATGCGTATGGGGGACAAGGAAGATCTAGTGATTCCTGCGATCTCTACTGGTTCGTTAGGGTTGGACGTTGCTTTGGGAATCGGTGGATTACCCAAGGGTCGTATTATTGAAATCTATGGTCCGGAATCATCCGGCAAAACCACGCTTACTCTGCAAGTTATTGCTGAAGCGCAGCGTCAGGGTGGTACTTGTGCATTTATTGATGCCGAGCACGCTCTTGATCCTATTTATGCCACCAAGTTGGGTGTAAATGTCGATGATCTGATCGTTTCCCAACCAGACACTGGCGAACAGGCATTGGAAGTTACCGATATGCTGGTGCGCTCTGGCGCAGTCGATGTGCTGGTGATTGATTCCGTAGCTGCCTTGACTCCCCGCGCAGAAATCGAGGGCGAGATGGGTGATCATCACGTAGGTTTGCAGGCACGCTTGATGTCCCAAGCGTTGCGCAAAATCACCGGTAATATCAAAAATGCCAATTGCCTGGTGATTTTTATTAACCAGATTCGTATGAAAATTGGCGTTATGTTCGGCAACCCGGAAACGACCACTGGTGGTAATGCGTTAAAGTTCTATGCCTCTGTACGTCTGGATATTCGTCGCGTTGGTGCTGTGAAAGAAGGTGAGGAGGTGATTGGTTCTGAAACTCGTGTAAAAGTAGTTAAGAACAAAGTGGCTCCGCCGTTTAAGCAGGCTGAATTCCAGATCCTTTATGGATCAGGTATTAACCGCATGGGTGAGGTTGTTGATTATGGCGTTAAGCTCGGCCTGATTGACAAGGCTGGTGCCTGGTATAGCTATCAAGGCAACAAGATTGGTCAGGGTAAAAACAATGTAATGAAGTTTTTACAAGAAAACCCTGCTGTGTCGCAGGAGTTGGAGCAAAAAGTTCGAGCTGAACTTTTGGCTACACCAGCGCTCTCACTAAGTGCAAGCGGTGGTGATGTAGAAGACGTAGACGCGTAG
- a CDS encoding CTP synthase, with product MTRYIFVTGGVVSSLGKGIASASLAAILEARGLKVTIMKLDPYINVDPGTMSPFQHGEVFVTEDGAETDLDLGHYERFIRTKMTRRNNFTTGRVYETVLRKERRGDYLGGTVQVIPHITDEIKRRILEGGRDVDVALVEIGGTVGDIESQPFLEAVRQLKVEMGSRALLMHLTLVPYIATAGETKTKPTQHSVKELRSIGLQPDILLCRSEKMVDEDSRRKIALFTNVAERAVVPLPDADTIYSIPRLLQSFGLDQIVVELLGLQCREADLSEWDKVVDGKLNPVNSVTISMVGKYMELLDAYKSLIEALTHAGIHTSTKVNINYIDAERVEQEGVGILKDADAILVPGGFGERGVEGKLMAVQYARENKVPYLGICLGMQSVVIEFARNVLGLKGANSTEFDRNSPHPVIGLITEWITSDGEVEKRDESSDLGGTMRLGAQECRLVPGSNARNVYGADVIVERHRHRYEVNNNYVDQLQKAGLKIGGWSADDTLVEMVEIPDHPWFVACQFHPEFTSTPRDGHRLFTAFVTAALANKK from the coding sequence ATGACGCGCTATATATTTGTAACCGGTGGTGTTGTTTCTTCATTGGGCAAAGGCATCGCCTCGGCTTCATTGGCTGCCATTCTTGAAGCTCGTGGTCTTAAAGTGACCATTATGAAGCTGGACCCGTACATCAATGTCGATCCGGGTACCATGAGCCCGTTCCAGCATGGGGAAGTGTTTGTTACCGAGGACGGTGCTGAAACTGACCTGGATTTGGGCCATTACGAGCGCTTTATCCGCACCAAGATGACTCGGCGCAATAACTTCACTACCGGCCGTGTTTATGAAACCGTGCTGCGCAAAGAGCGACGTGGTGATTACCTTGGCGGAACTGTGCAGGTGATTCCGCATATCACCGACGAAATTAAACGTCGTATTCTCGAAGGTGGTCGCGACGTGGACGTTGCGCTGGTGGAAATTGGTGGTACGGTAGGCGATATCGAATCTCAACCCTTCCTGGAAGCTGTACGCCAATTAAAAGTAGAAATGGGATCTCGCGCGTTGCTGATGCACCTGACCCTCGTCCCATATATTGCGACTGCGGGTGAGACTAAAACCAAGCCCACCCAGCACTCGGTTAAAGAGCTGCGCTCTATCGGTTTGCAGCCTGACATTTTGTTGTGCCGCTCGGAAAAAATGGTTGATGAGGACTCACGACGCAAGATTGCCCTGTTCACCAACGTAGCTGAGCGCGCCGTAGTGCCGCTACCGGATGCGGATACTATTTATTCCATTCCTCGTTTACTACAAAGTTTTGGTCTTGATCAGATTGTTGTCGAGCTTTTGGGCTTGCAATGTCGTGAGGCTGATTTGAGCGAGTGGGACAAAGTTGTTGATGGCAAACTGAACCCGGTGAATTCAGTCACTATTTCCATGGTTGGTAAATACATGGAATTATTGGATGCGTACAAATCACTGATTGAGGCGCTGACGCACGCTGGTATTCACACCAGTACCAAGGTAAATATCAATTACATCGACGCTGAGCGCGTAGAGCAAGAAGGTGTAGGTATTCTGAAGGATGCTGACGCTATCCTTGTTCCCGGTGGATTCGGTGAGCGCGGTGTAGAAGGCAAATTGATGGCGGTGCAATATGCTCGCGAAAACAAAGTTCCTTATTTGGGGATTTGTTTGGGTATGCAATCCGTTGTGATTGAATTTGCACGCAACGTGCTCGGTTTGAAAGGTGCTAACTCAACGGAGTTTGATCGTAATTCTCCACATCCCGTTATCGGTTTAATTACCGAGTGGATTACGTCTGATGGTGAAGTTGAAAAGCGAGATGAGTCGTCAGACCTGGGCGGGACTATGCGCTTGGGTGCGCAGGAGTGTCGTTTGGTCCCGGGTTCCAATGCCCGCAATGTTTACGGCGCGGATGTCATCGTTGAACGCCATCGTCATCGCTATGAAGTAAACAACAATTATGTTGATCAGCTTCAAAAGGCGGGTCTGAAAATTGGCGGTTGGTCCGCGGACGATACCTTGGTGGAAATGGTGGAAATACCTGATCACCCCTGGTTTGTTGCCTGCCAGTTCCATCCGGAGTTTACGTCTACTCCGCGCGATGGTCACAGACTCTTTACTGCGTTTGTAACAGCGGCATTAGCAAACAAAAAATAA
- the kdsA gene encoding 3-deoxy-8-phosphooctulonate synthase, producing MSLQVVSIGKVQVGNSLPFVLFGGMNVLESRDMAMQVAEAYVKVTQKLGIPYVFKASFDKANRSSIHSYRGPGMDEGLKIFQEIKQTFDIPVITDVHEIHHCQAVADVCDVIQLPAFLARQTDLVVAMAKTNAVINIKKPQFLSPGQMKNIVEKFAECGNEKIILCDRGTNFGYDNLVVDMLGFRTMREVSGDAPVIFDVTHSLQCRDPMGAASSGRRHQVAELARAGMAVGLAGLFLEAHPDPNKAKCDGPSALPLNKLEPFLYQMKAIDELVKNFPHLDIQ from the coding sequence GTGTCACTACAAGTTGTAAGTATTGGTAAGGTTCAAGTTGGTAATTCATTGCCTTTTGTATTGTTTGGCGGCATGAACGTACTTGAATCGCGCGATATGGCAATGCAGGTTGCGGAAGCCTATGTAAAAGTTACTCAAAAATTGGGTATCCCCTACGTTTTTAAAGCCTCGTTTGATAAAGCCAACCGCTCGTCTATTCATTCTTATCGTGGTCCCGGAATGGATGAGGGGTTAAAGATTTTTCAGGAAATTAAACAAACCTTTGACATTCCTGTCATTACCGACGTGCATGAAATCCATCACTGCCAAGCAGTGGCGGATGTTTGCGACGTAATTCAGTTGCCGGCATTTCTCGCGCGTCAAACGGATCTGGTTGTTGCTATGGCTAAAACCAATGCCGTGATCAATATTAAAAAACCGCAATTTCTCAGCCCGGGTCAGATGAAAAACATCGTAGAAAAGTTTGCCGAGTGCGGGAATGAAAAAATTATTCTGTGCGATCGTGGCACTAACTTTGGTTATGACAACTTGGTAGTAGACATGCTTGGATTCCGGACTATGCGCGAAGTGAGTGGCGATGCTCCTGTTATTTTCGATGTAACTCATTCATTGCAATGTCGAGATCCAATGGGGGCTGCATCTAGCGGTCGCCGACATCAAGTTGCAGAGCTTGCCCGCGCAGGTATGGCCGTGGGCTTGGCTGGATTGTTTTTGGAGGCGCACCCTGATCCGAATAAAGCAAAATGCGATGGTCCTAGTGCGTTACCCCTCAATAAGCTAGAACCTTTTTTGTATCAGATGAAAGCCATCGATGAGTTAGTGAAAAACTTTCCGCACTTGGATATTCAGTAG
- a CDS encoding DUF4136 domain-containing protein has product MKTITWLITLCSVLAFTGCATQPNVETDHQADYDFSALKTFNVAETKQDSKENILISPFTLSHIHSALESELAKRYQSAAAGATPDFIVSYHVVVEEKIDPRSYDDLYGFGFYGRGYYRYPSPFFHGPGAGLRVYNQGSLIVDIVDAKTEKPIWRGVSEKRLSRGMAPQQQRDVLSRAVTEVMAYFPPVQAAPK; this is encoded by the coding sequence ATGAAGACGATTACCTGGTTGATCACACTTTGTAGCGTGCTAGCCTTTACCGGTTGTGCAACCCAACCCAATGTCGAAACGGATCATCAAGCGGATTATGATTTTTCTGCTTTAAAAACATTTAATGTGGCGGAAACCAAGCAGGATTCCAAAGAAAATATTTTAATTTCCCCGTTTACTCTCAGTCATATCCATTCTGCTTTGGAAAGTGAATTGGCCAAGCGTTATCAGAGTGCAGCTGCAGGCGCAACGCCGGATTTTATTGTGAGTTATCACGTGGTTGTGGAAGAGAAAATAGATCCGCGTAGTTACGATGATCTCTATGGTTTTGGCTTCTATGGTCGAGGCTACTATCGTTACCCGAGCCCATTTTTCCACGGCCCTGGCGCAGGTTTACGTGTTTACAATCAGGGCAGCTTGATTGTCGATATAGTTGACGCGAAAACAGAAAAGCCTATTTGGCGCGGTGTTTCAGAGAAGCGTTTAAGTCGTGGTATGGCGCCGCAACAACAGCGCGACGTATTGAGCAGGGCGGTCACCGAGGTTATGGCCTATTTTCCTCCGGTACAGGCTGCACCCAAATGA
- the ispD gene encoding 2-C-methyl-D-erythritol 4-phosphate cytidylyltransferase codes for MNSPELSNTPAYWVIVPAAGVGSRMGAGCPKQYLPLLDKTVLEHTLERLLAIAQVKKVFISLSAADDFWNQLPCGQDANIIRVAGGSERANSVLNALQALSLQARDSDWVLVHDAARPCIRAQEIMKLIDRVGDHPVGGILGVPVSDTLKQVSSHVIEKTIDRAPLWQAQTPQLFRIGLLRDCLQRALAEGKMITDEASAVEAYDYHPLMVQGRSDNIKITRQEDLAIAAMLMQQQVNIG; via the coding sequence ATGAACTCTCCAGAACTCTCTAATACTCCTGCTTATTGGGTGATAGTCCCGGCGGCGGGTGTGGGCTCACGCATGGGAGCGGGTTGCCCCAAGCAATACCTACCTTTACTGGATAAAACTGTCCTTGAGCATACGTTGGAGCGCTTGCTTGCAATTGCTCAGGTTAAGAAGGTCTTTATATCTCTTTCAGCTGCCGATGATTTTTGGAATCAGCTTCCTTGTGGTCAAGATGCCAATATTATTCGAGTGGCCGGAGGGAGTGAGCGAGCGAATTCGGTTCTAAATGCGCTGCAAGCGTTGTCCTTGCAAGCGCGTGACAGTGATTGGGTTTTGGTTCACGATGCGGCGCGCCCATGCATTCGGGCGCAAGAAATTATGAAGCTTATCGACAGGGTAGGTGATCACCCAGTTGGTGGCATTTTAGGTGTGCCGGTAAGTGATACCTTAAAACAGGTCTCCAGTCACGTTATCGAGAAAACGATAGACCGCGCGCCGCTTTGGCAAGCGCAGACTCCGCAATTATTTAGAATAGGGTTATTGCGCGATTGTTTGCAGCGCGCATTAGCGGAAGGAAAAATGATCACCGACGAAGCCTCTGCTGTAGAGGCGTATGATTATCATCCTTTAATGGTTCAAGGTCGGAGTGATAATATTAAAATCACTCGCCAAGAAGATCTTGCAATTGCTGCTATGCTAATGCAACAGCAAGTCAATATTGGTTAA